The nucleotide window AGTATTTGAGAGTTGTTCGGTaatagttttcaattttcattttgtatGAAATTCTTTTTGAAATGAAATTACCCTTGGAATCATAATTTGAATTTGATGTTATAAATGAAAGGGAATGCGACAAAGAGTCCGTAACAATTTTCCGGTGAATATTACGCATCAGGAtgattttttttggtgaacTTTGGGTCGGACCTTCCGGACAAGAAACACCTCGTTGAGGCTTTCATTTGAAATTATATGCATTTTACATCCCCATTGAACTTTTTATGTTCCTCTGTCTCTGAAATGCAGATATCGATGAATGGAAACATCCGTTTCGGTCGTTTAAATGCCTATCACGGTTTAATGTGCCCATTATAGGTACGGTGTTGCTCTcttcaaatccaaaaacaagATAACCTATGATTATGGCAGCTGGTATTAGCATTTCTTGTGTTTGCTCCTCCAATATtacacaacttttttttttttttgtctcaaaCAATCCCTGCATTAATTAGATTATATATGAGAAGGAACAATGTATCtgaccaattttttttcttccaatggAGCTATTCAGTTATCAGCTGCATTGTTGGCCTACTGTTTATACACATTGGAGCATGGCGGTCGCacaaagtcataatgaaaagGAAAGACATCAACCGCAAGCGGAagttttttaaacaaaatggCGGTTTCTTGTTGGAGCAGCAACTATCTTCCGGTGAAGCTAACGTTGATAATATTAAATTGTTCAGTGCAGAGGAGTTGGAAAAAGCCACGGACCATTTCAGTGAAGAGAGAATTCTTGGTCAGGGAGGCCAAGGTACCGTATACAAAGGAATGTTAGCAAATGGGAAGATCGTTGCTGTGAAGAAGTCGAAAAGTGTAGTTAGTGGGGACGAAGTGAGACAATTCATCAATGAAATTGTCATTCTGTCACAAGTTATTCAAAAGAATGTGGTTAAATTAATGGGTTGCTGTTTGGAGACTGAAGTACCCCTTTTGGTTTACGAGTTTATACACAATGGAACACTCTCTCATTATATTCAGCACCAGAATGAGGAGTTTCCTCTTACATGGGAAAGGCGGTTACGAGTTGCAACCGAAGTTGCAGGAGCACTATCATACTTACACTCGGCAGTTTCCCGTCCTATTTACCACCGAGACATCAAGTCTTCGAACATACTGTTGGATGATAAATACAGAGCCAAAGTGGCAGACTTTGGGACATCAAGATCTGTCGCCATTGACAAAACACACCTTACCATGACACAGGTAAATGGAACATTCGGTTATTTGGACCCGGAGTACTTTCAGACTAGCCAATTTACGGACAAGAGTGACGTTTATAGCTATGGAGTGGTCCTTGTTGAGCTATTGACAGGAAAAAAACCAATTTTTAAGACAGAGTCACAAGAACCCATGAGCCTATCacattattttcttctttccatGGATGAGAATCGTTTGTTCGATATTCTTGATGCCCGAGTTGTGAAAGATGCCAGGAAGGAAGAGATCATGGTAGTTGCTGATCTTGCAAAACGTTGCTTGAATTTGAATGGAAAAAAGCGTCCTACCATGAAAGAAGTAGAAGTGGAGCTGCAGGGAATTCAATTGCCAGTGAAAGATTTTGATGTCCAACAAAATTTTGACGTTGATCATGTCCAGACTCGAATGAACGAGGTTTGGGATGTTGATTCGGCATCGACCCATGAACCTAGCACATTATTTTCTTCACCATTTGATGAGGAGCAGCTTTTGTTTATCAGGACAGAgtgaaaaataaatgtttttattGCGATCTGTGTATTAGATGTAGGGCTAGTATGAGATTGTTGTACTATTTACaaatcttcctagcattacccttaaaaaaaaatgtttctgttATGCTTTGAGAATAGTCATGTGTAAAATAAAACAGTTGAGGATTTGATAAACTTTATTTTGAAAAGTGTTTAGGGCtgcttttgttcaaaaaaaaaaaaaagtagtgagTTAGGGCTGTTAAAATGTACTTATTTTTAGGGTATGAATCTCatattggagaagaaatgattttatttatgtttttaagtaattaagctACTCTCCATATcgccaattaattttagggaactttaacgaaaagcacccggtactgttcactttaatgaaaaaccacatttttacactaaaaagtcaatcctagtattattcactttaccctttattttgtccttattattaaaactcaaagttttcaagccattttcattagttttcctttaattttataatagaaTCTTAACTTTCTCATGTATAAAAACGTGAATGATAGATTTTCATTGGATTTGGATCCTATCATGAGCTCAGGGGGCTAAGCATCCTGAGCAAAGAACACGgaccaacggctacaaacaggagcCCCTccaaaagttataataattgtagtcgttgaatcaaaatccaacggcctGTGTTTTTTACTCAGGAGGCTCAACCCCTTgagctcaagagaggatccaaatccatttTCACTTACCGTTCCAAGAGAGTTTCAAGATTACAGTGTATTGTATCCTTCATGGAGACAATCCTTCCTTAAAACTTACTAATAGAAAATAATGCATAGATTATTTACCCGTATGTATCTCTTTCCATTCAccccttatttttgtaatgTTCTAAGAAAGTGGAAAGTAATGAAAAAGCTTAGGACATAATGTCTTATCCAATATTATTAATCAAGTAGTGGCTTATGAGACACTGCCTACAAGTAACTATTTCAACAAGAATCCATGGCAGTCATGTGCACAAAGCATACACTGAAgcaattaacaatattaaatgcTAAAGTGTTAAAAAGGATTAAATATACTGAAGCATTTTTAGGTGATTCCTCTCTGTGTGCCCAACTGTCCTACAAATTAATCAGCACAACAGTTTACCTACATAATATAGAATTATTGCGGCCGCCTCTTAAATAATCAACTGGAAGAAGAGGTTTGCATCCATCCCTGGTGACCTCCTTCTAGAGAGATTCTTTTTCATGTACATAAAATATAAActagtacaccacgtgtcataaTATAAATAGAGATAAGATTATATTATTCAATGCCTTTCATTTGTAATATGACACGTAATTGATGTACGCATCGACTTATGTTCCAagtatattgaaaaatctctcttccCTTTGACCAACAAAACAAACCTCCCTCTTGTCACGCCAAATAAACGACCGGACCCAAACATTGTGCTTCCTTTGAAAGTTCAAGCCCTTCAggggtttaggttttgtttagGGTTCAGGATTcatggattttaaatttatattccCTCTAATCAGGGGTAACTTGTTTCTCTCATTCATCAATAAAATCTCTGGTACCAAGGGTATTGGAGATTTGAAGGCTAATAAATGCAAAGTCTGAGTCAAGAAAATCGGATTCGACCTATGTAGCCATTgttatgagatatttttggggGTGACAGGAACTCTTGCTAACTTGAAGTTTCACCAATTAGGTCTTGACATCTGTGCATTTAAGGTGGAATTTACACCAACAGTCTGGCCCACCTTTAAAGCaattaaaaaacttaatatttaattaaattagtaccggtgcctctctctcttccatcTTCCTCTGCCGTCTGGGTATGGCAGACAGGAAACCAAGCATTTTCCGACTAAGGGGTCACCAGCACTTGCACCAAAATTTCTTTCGTTCACCCAACAACCATGTCATGCCCACCACCATGAACACCCACGAAAGCTCCAGCCTCCATCACACCGCTAAAATCTCAATTTGGCACCATCATCTTCTTCTATCATGTTGCTTCATCATCATGATTTGAAGACGTCGGTTCTTGATCACCAGGAGAAAGGTGGGATGATTAGGGGATGATGACACGGTGGGCCAGAACACCGAGCGACGATGGTGGATGTCGGGGGCTGAGAGGAATTGGAGGGTAATGATTAGAAGGTTGGGGAAGGGCCTGGAGAATgaggtttatttatttttaaata belongs to Malus sylvestris chromosome 17, drMalSylv7.2, whole genome shotgun sequence and includes:
- the LOC126611122 gene encoding wall-associated receptor kinase-like 22 isoform X4; amino-acid sequence: MEVVQFLIQITLFLWSLSSAIPAVASQPSLAKPNCPAHCGNDTISIPYPFGIGADCFMNAWFEITCDNSTYNSPRRPIPRLNHPSLKQLEVLELSMNGTLSVRNPITFFGDCGTNRTLAEQAPNLTGSPFVFSKRNRLVSVGCGGIALMKLMNGSSVGGCLSICGDKGSLLEQFDEPDNCNGINCCQTTIPGNLTNFNTSFQEVKGLLKASDTTSGSGSCQYAFLADEAFGVVTGLNYTNLVGVPGVLEWNWSQYTESEIFGTTSTTFWDANPGTVCASNNICYCGNGLEGNPYVVDGCQDIDEWKHPFRSFKCLSRFNVPIIVISCIVGLLFIHIGAWRSHKVIMKRKDINRKRKFFKQNGGFLLEQQLSSGEANVDNIKLFSAEELEKATDHFSEERILGQGGQGTVYKGMLANGKIVAVKKSKSVVSGDEVRQFINEIVILSQVIQKNVVKLMGCCLETEVPLLVYEFIHNGTLSHYIQHQNEEFPLTWERRLRVATEVAGALSYLHSAVSRPIYHRDIKSSNILLDDKYRAKVADFGTSRSVAIDKTHLTMTQVNGTFGYLDPEYFQTSQFTDKSDVYSYGVVLVELLTGKKPIFKTESQEPMSLSHYFLLSMDENRLFDILDARVVKDARKEEIMVVADLAKRCLNLNGKKRPTMKEVEVELQGIQLPVKDFDVQQNFDVDHVQTRMNEVWDVDSASTHEPSTLFSSPFDEEQLLFIRTE
- the LOC126611122 gene encoding wall-associated receptor kinase-like 2 isoform X3, which encodes MEVVQFLIQITLFLWSLSSAIPAVASQPSLAKPNCPAHCGNDTISIPYPFGIGADCFMNAWFEITCDNSTYNSPRRPIPRLNHPSLKQLEVLELSMNGTLSVRNPITFFGDCGTNRTLAEQAPNLTGSPFVFSKRNRLVSVGCGGIALMKLMNGSSVGGCLSICGDKGSLLEQFDEPDNCNGINCCQTTIPGNLTNFNTSFQEVKGLLNASDSTSGSGSCKYAFLTDEAFGMVTGLDYIHLVGVPGVLEWNWSQYTESEIFGTASTTFRDANSGTVCASNNSCSCGNGLEGNPYVVDGCQEIDECKHRIWSFKCLSRANVAIIVISCIVGLLFIHIGAWRSHKVIMKRKDINRKRKFFKQNGGFLLEQQLSSGEANVDNIKLFSAEELEKATDHFSEERILGQGGQGTVYKGMLANGKIVAVKKSKSVVSGDEVRQFINEIVILSQVIQKNVVKLMGCCLETEVPLLVYEFIHNGTLSHYIQHQNEEFPLTWERRLRVATEVAGALSYLHSAVSRPIYHRDIKSSNILLDDKYRAKVADFGTSRSVAIDKTHLTMTQVNGTFGYLDPEYFQTSQFTDKSDVYSYGVVLVELLTGKKPIFKTESQEPMSLSHYFLLSMDENRLFDILDARVVKDARKEEIMVVADLAKRCLNLNGKKRPTMKEVEVELQGIQLPVKDFDVQQNFDVDHVQTRMNEVWDVDSASTHEPSTLFSSPFDEEQLLFIRTE
- the LOC126611122 gene encoding wall-associated receptor kinase-like 22 isoform X2, with amino-acid sequence MEVVQFLIQITLFLWSLSSAIPAVASQPSLAKPNCPAHCGNDTISIPYPFGIGADCFMNAWFEITCDNSTYNSPRRPIPRLNHPSLKQLEVLELSMNGTLSVRNPITFFGDCGTNRTLAEQAPNLTGSPFVFSKRNRLVSVGCGGIALMKLMNGSSVGGCLSICGDKGSLLEQLNEPDTCNGINCCQTTIPGNLTNFNTSFQEVKGLLKASDTTSGSGSCQYAFLADEAFGVVTGLNYTNLVGVPGVLEWNWSQYTESEIFGTTSTTFWDANPGTVCASNNICYCGNGLEGNPYVVDGCQDIDEWKHPFRSFKCLSRFNVPIIVISCIVGLLFIHIGAWRSHKVIMKRKDINRKRKFFKQNGGFLLEQQLSSGEANVDNIKLFSAEELEKATDHFSEERILGQGGQGTVYKGMLANGKIVAVKKSKSVVSGDEVRQFINEIVILSQVIQKNVVKLMGCCLETEVPLLVYEFIHNGTLSHYIQHQNEEFPLTWERRLRVATEVAGALSYLHSAVSRPIYHRDIKSSNILLDDKYRAKVADFGTSRSVAIDKTHLTMTQVNGTFGYLDPEYFQTSQFTDKSDVYSYGVVLVELLTGKKPIFKTESQEPMSLSHYFLLSMDENRLFDILDARVVKDARKEEIMVVADLAKRCLNLNGKKRPTMKEVEVELQGIQLPVKDFDVQQNFDVDHVQTRMNEVWDVDSASTHEPSTLFSSPFDEEQLLFIRTE